A window of Cucurbita pepo subsp. pepo cultivar mu-cu-16 chromosome LG06, ASM280686v2, whole genome shotgun sequence contains these coding sequences:
- the LOC111796734 gene encoding bet1-like protein At1g29060 translates to MASSSFRGGSSFYNGNAAPYRSREGLSTRTAAASDEIQLQIDPMQGDLDDEIVGLHSQVKRLRNIAHDIGTEAKFQHDFLDQLQMTLIKAQAGVKDNVRRLNKKIIQNGSNHVVQVVIFALICFFIVYMWMKISRK, encoded by the exons ATGGCGTCCAGTTCGTTTCGTGGCGGTAGTTCCTTCTACAATGGCAACGCTGCTCCTTATCGTTCCAG GGAGGGGCTTAGCACAAGAACGGCGGCTGCTTCCGATGAAATTCAACTTCAGATCGATCCGATGCAAGGGGACTTGGACGACGAGATCGTAGGTCTTCACAGCCAAGTTAAAAGGCTTAGAAAT ATTGCTCATGACATTGGGACAGAAGCAAAGTTCCAGCATGATTTTCTTGATCAATTG CAAATGACATTGATCAAAGCTCAAGCAGGGGTGAAGGACAATGTAAGaagattgaacaaaaaaatcatacaGAACGGATCAAATCACGTCGTCCAGGTCGTCATATTTGCATTGATCTGTTTCTTTATAGTGTATATGTGGATGAAAATATCCagaaaatga